The window TGGCCTCATAgctgaaatgttttaatatTCACAGAAAATAACAACGATGcttaaaattcataaaaaatattCACACATGATAGGAACTCTGTTTgacatttgtagtttttttgtaGTTCACCTCAGAGTGATATTTACAGAGTTAAAATATGTTAAGTCTATTAAGTCAAAATACAAAAGATTGCTGTACACTGCTGCTTTGATGAAACTTTACCAAACTTAACAGACTTGCCCAGGACTATTAGGAGAATGACTGGAGCAAGTTTGGTGTCAATGGCATAACCTGTCATGAAGATACATTTGTTGAGCTAATTTGCATACTTCTGACAAAACAGAGTGAGTGACATTTCTATCGAGTAAAACTTAGAGTGTATCAAATGTTTGACATTATTAACGGATATATCTTGGAAATATCAGCTCTGTAGCACAAACGGCTGATTTTAGGGATTTTTCCAAATGTGAAGATGGGGAAGATTTAATTTGCTCATTGACCATGCCCACTTCCCATTCACAACTATATTCCATAATTCGTTTTATGAGGTTTAGGAGAAGATATTGGGTTTGGTGTAAATCTCTTCAGCCGCTTTTTAAACTTCTCACATTTATGGCGCCCCCTGGAGTTTGACTTTTTCAGGTTTTTATCTTTTGTCATTGTCACGATATTATCCATTATTTAGCTAGTTTTTGCATAATGTTTAAATATGTGTTACTTCGTTatgaagtaaaaataaaaaatgtgccgAATATCCTTTTTACAGCTCGGCCTCTAGTTTTATGAGCCTGAATTTGTTATTGATCAGGAAAAATCCCTCAGACAAGTTCACAGAAATAGGTTCACGTTTACGTTTACGGtggaataatgataataataataataataataataataataataataataataataataataataataataataataataataatgataataataataataataataataataataataataataataataacaaacaaattaacttttaacttttattttttccaataaatgaaaattggtttagttttaaataatatacatttttggGGAAAACAAATCCAAATGAAATAACATTATTAGTTAGATGGTTTGGGAGGCACGCACAACCGCAGAAACCCCTCCATAGTATgttttaaaaacgaaataaaaagttatataacatctattaaggtactttcaaaagaaaatcagtctataaatgatttatgtgaaaccatgttagagtctcttgctctttaagctacgcttttttgttgaaatgtcaacccctgtgattattttattttgtgatttgatttattttatttattttcttattttttaattttagaagATCATCTTGGAAAAAATGTATAGTTACATATTCGCTACTGTGTTGTGAACTTATGTTTCAGttgcaaactaacgtttcctcaaaggaatttgCAATTTTGAAATGTGGAATaaagtttgtaaaaaaaaaaacgcagaaACGGAAGCGGAAACGGTTGTTTGAGACCGTAGAAGAAGAGGAACTACGTCACCGGCTGACTCAGATCTCAGAAGACGAAATGGCTGCAAGGTTACTCCTCCGAACCGGCTTCAGAGCCGCGGCCAGCTGCAGGGTGGCCCGGGCTCCGGCTCTGTCCCGCGGCATGGCTGCTGGAGGTGAGTCCTGGAGCCGCACATCGCGGCCCGTTTACGGGGGGAGAGTCGGCGACACAAGGTCGATACCCGCCCTCCTGTCTCACACGCTGTGGTTCTGCTGACTCTCTCTGAGAGTGACGGCTCTTATTTCTGCTCTTTGCCACCAGGCTGAAGTCCTTCAGTTCGGCTGATCCACAATTAACATGAAAACTGTTGCCTGAATGACAGAGGAGCATTAGCTTAGCTCAATGGCGAGAGGTCAAACCTTATTTTTACAAATATTAAGGAAAAAACTATGttattaacaaaaatatttggtAAATGTGTGTTTCTGTAACTGGATTCCACTAATAATAACCGAATACTGTACATTTATTCCTTAAACGTGGCTATAACATAAGCTTCCTTTTTATACGACCTCAACTgcagccaccagggggcgccCGAGGTCAGCGTGCACACCTGGTACCGCCTgttactagtgatgcaccgaaatgaaaatttgtggccgaaaccgaaaataataataaacatttgGCCggataccgaacaataccgaacatggttcttcagcagtttttcatttattttgccaattttttcaccatgcataaatcaaatacatttgatttagtcatgcttttcaaagaaaaaaatcttttacaaaattacaaggtagaaaatatttattgaacataaaaaaatgaaaaatgtttaatttcccagcattatgttgttttggttccacctcctggtgaatgttaggtaaaattcttatggggttagtttttagttggccaacgatttatgtagtgcgttacgggacggagcggccagtctatttccttattttgcaacgccgttattaattgttcggtttttttcccacttattccaccgaacaccgaaagtgtttttttgccattttcggccgaacaatttcggttaccgaacaatcggtgcatcactacctgGTAACACCTGGTAACACCTGGTAACACCTGGTAGCGGTTGTCGAGGTCAGCCTCGATTCATCTGGGAATTTGTTTCATTgagcttaaagagcatattgcaggttggagacccctgtgaatcaatctgtaggaaaataatgtaggaactgaattttcattgaaatacgcataaatatatactacagtgacctctggagttgtttttgtgagagtattttacttccgcatctgaaaaagctgaaccgggaGTGACGTCACACtggggagcgcggtgaattcaacaataagaaaaataatggatcttaatgttagttgtgacactgaagaggttgtgaatgtgtattcacaccaatatgactaagaacccgttagtccccccacgttcttttgattgacagctgaaactcgctttttaaaaggctgatttatgggtccgcgttacaccaacgcagaccctacggcgtaggttacgcggcgacgcaccgaacgctgcgtgcgctgcgtaccctacaccgtaggctacgccgtcgattttacgcggaaccataaatccgcctttattcactgcagcacccgcccgtgctcccgaaagaaactccgaaaataactccttaaaaacgggtgagtacttgtaatctgtctacgtttgtactttctaaacagaaaacaggcttattatcttatctttttttttttaaaagcatccgaaatagccgggtatttttaaaaccaaatACTCCCCtcccttcgtttataaaataatttgtatccacattacatcgttgttaaaaaaaaaaaaaaaaaccttccacacagaaccgaagatctgccttttcgaccacattcataagcacagacctgtagatcatctggtcttccggactccgggccgcctccgcgGCGCAGTTACCCCGGGATCAGCGCCTCCTCCTCGGGCAACGAGCTGGAGTTCCCCCCGGTgtccgccacggagctgccgcgttaatcgacgcagggctgcagcagggctgcgCAGCTTTCCCGGGACCCGCGTCTCATTCTCGGGAAACGAGCTCGACTCCCCCCGTGTCAGATCCATGGTCCCAccgcggagctgccgcgttaaccGACGCAGCCCTGCcgcagccctgctgcagccctgcCGCAGCCCTGCCGCAGCCCTGCCGCAGCCCTGCCGCAGCCCTGCCGCAGCCCTGCCGCAGCCCTGCCGCAGCCCTGCcgcagccctgctgcagccctgctgcagccctgctgcgcgtcgccgcgtaccctacggcgtaggctccgcgtcggtgtaatggtgtcaagagcagagaccatttatttaataaatagcttggagaacagatggtggatcatctgtagaactgtagtaaacaaaggtcgcacgttagacgtcagactcagagcagatttgttgttgttttggagcataatgtgacgttcgaaaacgcaaaactccggttgtctctgtttacaccaggtctacacgcatctacataaacggagttttcaaaaatcttccctttgcccggagtttttttaaacattcgtttatttgtgttttcatgtggatgacaggtccaaacgtaggaaaatatcttgggtttagcagatacccggctacgtgtgtacggggtctgggcatacagatggggcagagctgtggagactgctccctggcgtgacgtcatatgacgctgtgttcgaaaaaaagagcgtttgtacgagcttggctaaaatcagccactttttcctctgaataagtgcccttatgtcttgtaaaacatattaaatcctacattaacttctcacatagtcattttcacataaggtcaggtatcatttttgaaaaaattctaacctgcaatatgctctttaagtctTAAAGCTTTGGATGACGCTTTGGTTTTCACATAGGTTGCAGTTTTGTGAGATTTCCAAGATAATTAATTGGGATTttgggatttatttatttattggtggGGGGGGTATTCCAAAGTTTGTGATTTTGgaatttcagatcttccaaagTCAAAATTTAAATAATGCTCATGTCCGTTGCAGCAGATATGTATGTTttttagggctgaaacgattcctcgaataatttgagtaattccattacaaaaaatgatcgaggaattttctctgcctcgaggaatcgtttaatttcaccagctcaaagcaggtattacgcccggactacatttaatgcagcACAACGTGCTGACGCAGCGCACGTAAAaggtagaagaaagaggcggcggccggcgggtatgtttggtttttataacatgtcgtgctcaggcaatgagtctgcaatggcccagacggagacacatgtagctcagtgcttaacttttatttttaatccactctatatttttttctggtccgttctcctatatgttccccctctaaagccaaaattattgttccgcgttaaatccacgttgccacgttggtgtaacgcggaaccataaatcagccttcacccggtacataggtttctctaaacatctgttcccgctacagttttaactaaaagaaaatgtgctccaatacagcaggtctcataattttattttgaacactgccaaaactctaacataaaacttaactagaacttaaaatttgcttgacacaaatgaaagttcaattgaaacacgtgggaaaaacacctaacctttttagtgatgtgtgttatcaggtgtaatggcatttttaggctATTTACTGTGAgacaaatattcaaataaggatcTGGTTGAGAGGAACCCTGGTTATGGTTTTGTGCCTCAtacgtgtgtttctgttttcagGGATTCCCACGGATGAGGAGCAGGCCACCGGAATGGAGAAGATCATCATGAAGGCCATGAAAGACGGAACAGTAAGACACTTTGTGTTaacataaaattaaaatgtTGGCATTTGTCTGCAGCAACCACATCTACACCGTCACTGAAGAGGAACGTTGTGTCTGAGTCGTAAAGACGATTCAAATTTCTTTGTAATCACCGTTTTATTCACGACAGGATCCAGATTtatcatcaaacatcaatttttCTTGATTCATTTTGGTCCTTAACAATTGTTGTAAACTCTTCTTTCATCTAATGACAGACCAGCGGTTGACTTAGTTTTTTGTTAATCAGTTTGAGCCATAGTGTCAGGataaatttgtttttattttcacattTAGAGTAAACAAATGTAAGGAATGACGTGGTGGCAGCTTCTCAGATGAAGAGTGATGTGGATGGACTCCGAGTCAGGAACTAGTTACCTGTAGTCACCTACTGGTCAGCAGCTGGAGTACCAGCACAGCTGAGGTCCTCCATGATGGTGATagatctgaaccagaaccacagGGTCCGAAACACCCAAATTGAATCAAAAACCAGAACTCACACCAGTTTTCTGAGGAAAAAACTTTGTTCTCCAACACTTCTGCTCAATGATATTGATATTTTCTCATAAAGATCTTCATTGATTGGTCTGGTGTCATTAGggaataaaatcccgatttttttatttatatttttttttttctctctctctctgaaaacccgattttcgatttgattttttttttggtaaaagtacaaaagacaatggaataaattgtttcaaatattttatctttatttttaaagaaaaatagcaaacacatttccctattgggaatgaagtgcaattgaaagatactgtaaatcctccttgagtttagtaaagtgacaacatttactatattcttgaccaaacaaagatgactagacgcatgcagccagctgcaaaaaaggaaaatcgattttccgattttcctttttttaacattgtcttgattaataaatccaattttagatttaaaatcgattaatcgcacagtcCTAGGTGTCATCCTTTTTCTCTGCTCAACCGGGAGCTACATGATTTGGCTCCACGCGAATTAATTAGGCTTCTTCAGTCATTAATTAACAACTGATTTGGTTGAAACGGGGGAATTTTCAGGTGTTTTACTAAAAAACAGCTGGTCTGGTTTATGGTGATTGAAACACGCCAGACACAGGAAGACGCCCAGATACACGGGAGGACTTCCATAGTGATTCAAACAAACATGGCAACATTCTACTTTCTGTATCAACAGACACAAATATCTTCCAAGGAAATAATCAGAGCACCTTCTTGTCAGCTACAGAGCAAGTCTAGCACCGAGCAGTGATGGACAACATCCATGCTGATCTGAGACTGAGACCTGATTGATTGTTGACAGATGAGTGCAGGTAAACTCTCAGGTGCGGTACCTGGCATTCACCGTTCCCCTCTTCCTTCTGCAGGATCCCTACAACATGATGAAGCCTAAGGCCTACGCTGGCTCCAAGGTGGACCCTCACCTAGTTCCCTCCATCACCAACAAGAGGGTAGTGGGATGTGTCTGTAAGTAATGACTTCCAGTGTGCTCCTTTTAAGGACTTTGATTGTTCAAGCTTTTTAAATCTAAGTTCTGAGAACTCTCAGCTTGTCCAGACAGtcattaaattataaaaactgGTATTAGAGTGTACATCAAATTTAAACGGTAGTGTGTTTCTACATCCAGAAGGGAGCAGAGCTGCAAACAGGGGAAGACTTCActgataacagaaaataaaacttaAGGCATATAAACTCTAGTTAGATCCCAGCTGGAGATGTACTGGACTGAGGTCAAGGATCTTAACAGATCTGAATGGTTTGAGATCCAGGCTCCAGACTCTGCAGATGTAGTTCCCCCTACAGCCACCAGGAGGCTCCAGACTACAGGTTAAAACACGATAATCCAGAATTAGTGGAGAATTTAAACGTGTAGATGCCTATATGTGAACTTGAAGAATCGAAATTAGTTAAATTATGATGCAGTAGTTAATTTGAAGtcccttttttgttttcttcttcttaaacTTTTCAACTAGAAATGCACCAATTGGAATTTTCAGGTCCAATTCAGATATTTCAGTCAGTGTGACCTGCCGATGCACAATATGCTAGTTTTTTTTAGGTCTCACCTGCTCCGTTTTTCCTCCTCTCAGGTGAGGAAGACAACACCGCTGTGGTCTGGTTCTGGCTTCATGAGGGCGAGCCCCAGCGCTGTCCATCCTGCGGCGCCCACTACAAACTGGTGGCCCACGAGCTCCCCCACTAACCTAAATCCCAGTTTGGCTTCCCTGGGACCATCTTCCATCTCCAGATCGACGGGAGCACCAGATATCTTCATGTCTGTTTCCTGGTCTGGTGTTCCGTCGCTGGTTTCCTGCTGACCTCATCATTTTACATTTCCTTCATATATTGCGTGTTAGGGACCTTCACCTCAGTTTACATGACACTTGTACTGTACATGTTACACTCGGACCACTTACCTTCTCTTAAAACCAATAAATTGCTTAAATCTTACTGGTCTGTTGTTGGTCTGCTTTGCCAAATGGGAGGAACCTGCAGTCTTGGAAGTGAGCTGTATGCCATTCTGACCAAAACTGTCCAGACACCCTCGTTTATTGGTGGCGGTTAGTTCACATGGTTTCAGTCCATGTGGCAGCAGCCCAAATATCAAGTGGCTCAGGTCCGAGTCCCGGTCTGTCGACCTGCTGAcagtcctcgtttcagctcCGGCTGCATGTGTTTGTGTCCATAGCAACCACAAGTTTGGACAAATGTGACCAAAATGTATTTAACATCATGTTTGTTAGCATGAGCTTAACTAAAATGGGTAACTTAAAACTGAGCTGGGGTGGGTGTGTTCCGGATGACCTCTAGGTCTTTATGCTCAGATGAACCACAACCCTTTTGTTCTCACCATTATTCATTGAAAAAAATGCACTTGGCTGAGGGTTCAGGAGCTGCTATTCATCATCGACAACCTGATCACCAGCAGCACTGCAGACACGGTTACCACAACTACGGTACACTTATGAAACGCAGATAAATGCTTTATTCTAAAAAGATGGACAGCATTGGTTGTTCTGGATCCCTGAAATAGCAAAATGAAGCCTTAGACCAGGGGTATTCaattagattcggccgggggccacatctgcaaaaggactgtatggagagggccgcacaatttgaaaatgtgggggttttcaaaatgtattttgcactcaaagacgatgacttatgtaaatataatacatttgtattatacatttgaatatatctagtttacatatgaattatgtattaattgtctccagatttactaattgtgaatgttaaatataatattcagataaagaaaatattattttgaatgcaagttcatgcattgtgcaaacttaatgaagttgatattgacctacttttaataaaacacgccataatgacaaagcaccactttccaccaagatttccttatttgaatattatattaagcattgagcacaaccattttagtccatagtagccagttataaaaatattatttaaaaaaaaaaaaaaaaaaaaaaaaaaaaaaaattttttttttttttttcaacaaacacccccttttttgaaatatgaccaggggccacataaaagctcctggcgggccgcatgtggcccgcgggccgccaattgaatagccctgcCTTAGACCTTTAGAACTGATTGAAAGCTTACTTCAGTATCACTGGAACAGAAGATTTATCACTTAAGATTTCCTGCTAATGTTAGAGGTGCTGAACATTGTTTTGATCTGAATAAAGACTGAAACTGACACATTTCTCCTGCTGTCCAAGAGATGGCATCTTCGGGGGACCAACATCGATCCTGGCATCTCTCCAGAAGTCTGGGTCTCAGTTTAAGGGGTACTATTCGTGGGCCAACCGTAATGTCAGTATTAAttagggccctattgtatctgtaggaatttttctttattagggcccgagcaccttcagtgcgaaggccctattgtatctgtaggaatttttattattagggcccgagcacttgcagtgcgaaggccctattgtatttgcaggaatttttattattattattattattattattattattattatttttcttctgacaaagtgatggcctttttggcccccttaacatgcccaaaaagtcaccaaattttgcacccaagtcaggcctggcgaaaaatttgatatttcatggtttgcattaatgggcgtggcaaaatggctcaacagcgcccccttgaaatctttgtgcctcaagccccacgatacggtttgacgtacatgcacgaaaatcggtacacacctgtatcatgggacaacttaaagaaaagtctcttggggtcatgcccgaaaccgaacaggaagtcggccattttgaattaatcgtgtcactttggcgcaatttatgccattccttcggcagttaattcagcccgaaccgtaacgtgca of the Cololabis saira isolate AMF1-May2022 chromosome 11, fColSai1.1, whole genome shotgun sequence genome contains:
- the LOC133454638 gene encoding cytochrome c oxidase subunit 5B, mitochondrial, translated to MAARLLLRTGFRAAASCRVARAPALSRGMAAGGIPTDEEQATGMEKIIMKAMKDGTDPYNMMKPKAYAGSKVDPHLVPSITNKRVVGCVCEEDNTAVVWFWLHEGEPQRCPSCGAHYKLVAHELPH